The Rhodothermales bacterium genome includes a region encoding these proteins:
- a CDS encoding TonB-dependent receptor — protein MRRPSLVLLLWAAVAVFTAPEATAQTIRLTAERTPLEAVLQQLAAQTGIDVVYAQRLVEGRAVTGRYLGDDPEQALATILRDSGLRAERLRPGQYVVVSAYPTPGLEPEPYYGTLRGTVVDGETNEVLPGAHVVLIGLGLGTATNPAGYFALPGLPAGAYRVRVSYIGYRTVERELSVYPESEEVPPTVRLLPQVVVGGEAIVEGTEGERSDLLPVPGSDAVDVRHAAAIPAFLGESDLFQALEWLPGVGRAGEAGGELVIRGSDSHFNRYLLDGAPIIHPWHTFGLFSTFQTEALKSVRLYKGSFPAEYGGGLSSVLDVEMKDGDRDDVAGTASLSPVALRAVGEIPLGRGASLMLSGRRSYLDLLFSPRVQATSSALFLDEGEAAPEAQQDLGYYFFDVGAKVTLRPSQFHRLSLSYYEGGDDLNADVPFVSLIEPVRPAAALGGPLGLRLNYGWGNRVLSARYRYLYGRRLFVTATGYYSRYRATEQAFAQPTAASLVDSDYRVRFAEAGLTADADYYYSLEHQLRFGVRLVGRTFESTLEETVLRSEAGEGTARTQRDAVRALEAVVYVQDTWQPNPQWQVQPGLRAELFGLGPYLSLSPRLNVRYVVTPERLFFKAGLSRQVQYLHRLRDRYSYTYDLASSRWIPASEAVRPAVGWQAAIGLEAVPADWLSLGVDVYGRQLGDILLPADEFQSKDGIEGPGILPGALLEQYVAGSGRSFGIELAAQAERGRWRLGLSYAFARSQERPPGEVYRRARYDAPHALKSLLQGGLGRWTVSVAATLRSGYPVTVPVARYALGDVLDGDDAEPTYYLARPAINNGRLPVYARLDLAVGYTFKLFGMDWDANAQAYNLLNRRNTVGQRFDPTPPVVTPTDVQGLPILPMVNLKVQW, from the coding sequence ATGCGCCGTCCGTCCCTCGTCCTGCTGCTCTGGGCCGCCGTGGCCGTGTTCACGGCGCCGGAGGCCACGGCGCAGACGATCCGGCTGACGGCGGAGCGGACGCCGCTCGAAGCCGTGCTCCAACAGCTCGCCGCGCAGACCGGCATCGACGTCGTGTACGCGCAGCGGCTCGTCGAGGGCCGCGCCGTCACCGGGCGCTACCTCGGCGACGATCCCGAGCAGGCGCTCGCCACGATCCTCCGCGACAGCGGGCTCCGCGCTGAGCGGCTCCGGCCGGGACAGTACGTCGTCGTCAGCGCGTACCCGACGCCGGGGCTGGAGCCCGAGCCGTACTACGGCACGCTGCGCGGGACCGTCGTCGACGGCGAGACGAACGAGGTGCTGCCGGGCGCGCACGTCGTGCTCATCGGGCTCGGGCTCGGGACGGCGACGAACCCGGCGGGCTACTTCGCGCTGCCGGGCCTGCCGGCGGGGGCGTACCGCGTCCGCGTGTCGTACATCGGCTACCGGACCGTCGAGCGCGAGCTGTCAGTCTATCCCGAGTCCGAAGAGGTGCCGCCGACGGTGCGATTGCTGCCGCAAGTCGTCGTCGGGGGTGAGGCGATCGTGGAGGGGACAGAGGGCGAGCGGAGCGATCTCTTGCCCGTGCCCGGCAGCGACGCCGTCGACGTCCGGCACGCCGCCGCGATCCCCGCTTTCCTCGGCGAGAGCGACCTGTTTCAGGCACTCGAATGGCTGCCCGGCGTGGGCCGCGCGGGCGAGGCCGGCGGCGAACTCGTCATCCGCGGCTCCGACTCCCACTTCAACCGCTACCTCCTCGACGGTGCTCCGATCATCCACCCGTGGCACACCTTCGGGCTGTTCTCGACATTCCAGACCGAGGCGCTCAAGAGCGTCCGGCTCTACAAAGGCTCGTTCCCGGCCGAGTACGGCGGCGGGCTCTCGTCCGTGCTCGACGTGGAGATGAAAGACGGCGACCGGGACGACGTGGCGGGCACGGCGTCGCTGAGCCCCGTTGCGCTGCGGGCGGTGGGGGAGATCCCGCTCGGGCGCGGGGCCTCGCTGATGCTCTCCGGCCGGCGGAGCTACCTCGACCTCCTGTTCTCGCCGCGCGTGCAGGCGACCTCGTCGGCGCTCTTCCTCGACGAAGGCGAGGCCGCGCCTGAAGCGCAGCAGGACTTGGGCTACTACTTCTTCGACGTGGGCGCCAAAGTCACGCTCCGGCCATCGCAGTTCCACCGCCTCTCGCTGAGCTATTACGAGGGTGGCGACGACCTCAACGCGGATGTGCCGTTCGTCTCGCTCATCGAGCCGGTGCGCCCCGCGGCGGCGCTCGGGGGCCCGCTCGGGCTCCGGTTGAACTACGGCTGGGGCAACCGCGTGCTCTCGGCGCGCTACCGCTACCTCTACGGCCGTCGCCTCTTTGTGACCGCCACGGGCTACTACTCGCGCTACCGCGCCACGGAGCAGGCCTTCGCCCAGCCCACTGCCGCCTCGCTCGTCGACAGCGACTACCGCGTGCGCTTCGCCGAGGCCGGGCTCACGGCCGACGCCGACTACTACTACTCGCTCGAGCACCAGCTCCGGTTCGGCGTGCGGCTCGTCGGGCGGACGTTCGAGAGCACGCTCGAAGAGACCGTGCTCCGCTCCGAAGCGGGGGAGGGGACGGCGCGGACGCAGCGCGACGCCGTCCGCGCGCTCGAAGCCGTGGTCTACGTGCAGGACACGTGGCAGCCGAACCCGCAGTGGCAGGTGCAGCCCGGCCTCCGCGCCGAGCTGTTCGGGCTCGGGCCGTACCTCTCGCTGAGCCCGCGCCTCAACGTGCGCTACGTCGTCACGCCGGAGCGGCTGTTCTTCAAGGCCGGGCTGAGCCGGCAGGTGCAGTACCTCCACCGTCTCCGCGATCGCTACTCGTACACCTACGACCTCGCCTCCAGCCGCTGGATCCCGGCGAGCGAGGCCGTCCGCCCCGCCGTCGGCTGGCAGGCCGCGATTGGGCTCGAAGCCGTCCCGGCCGACTGGCTCTCGCTCGGCGTCGACGTCTACGGCCGGCAGCTCGGCGACATCCTCCTCCCCGCCGACGAGTTCCAGTCGAAGGACGGGATCGAGGGGCCGGGGATTCTGCCGGGCGCCCTCCTGGAGCAGTACGTGGCCGGGTCCGGGCGGTCGTTCGGGATCGAACTCGCGGCGCAGGCGGAGCGCGGGCGGTGGCGGCTCGGGCTGTCGTATGCCTTCGCACGCTCGCAGGAACGCCCGCCGGGCGAGGTCTACCGCCGCGCCCGCTACGACGCGCCGCACGCGCTCAAGAGTCTGTTGCAGGGCGGGCTAGGCCGGTGGACCGTTTCGGTCGCGGCGACGCTCCGAAGCGGCTACCCCGTCACCGTCCCCGTCGCCCGCTACGCCCTCGGCGACGTGCTCGACGGCGACGACGCCGAGCCGACGTACTACCTCGCCCGCCCCGCCATCAACAACGGGCGGCTCCCGGTCTATGCCCGGCTCGACCTCGCCGTCGGCTACACGTTCAAGCTGTTCGGGAT